A single window of Ammospiza caudacuta isolate bAmmCau1 chromosome Z, bAmmCau1.pri, whole genome shotgun sequence DNA harbors:
- the LOC131571503 gene encoding serine/threonine-protein kinase PAK 1-like, whose protein sequence is MSASCILFPSGKIVNKENPWMKYTKLEDIGSGTFGDVCRAVDNTTGGEVAIKKINLKGLRKKKLKANELMVMKINRNPNLINYLDSFLVGDELWLVMEFMDGGTLSDIISKTCLSEDQTAAISRECLQGLDFLHSNDVIYRDVKSCNILLRTDGSVKLADFGLFVKLTPEQSRRSSVAGTSGWLAPEVVTGQPYGPKVDIWSLGIVGIEMVEQEVPCRNATPVSAKQRTARGERPQLRQPNRFSSCLCDFLSCCLQTDEQKRWSAKELLKHPFVRSAKPASSLAPLINSIKMKKKKDKWRRRM, encoded by the exons atgtcagcatcttgcattttgtttccctcagggaaaATAGTAAACAAGGAAAATCCCTGGATGAAATACACCAAACTGGAAGATATTGGCAGTGG gacttttgggGATGTGTGCAGAGCAGTTGACAAtaccacaggaggagag gtggccataaagaaaataaatctaaaaggactgaggaagaagaaattaaaagccAATGAACTCATGGTCATGAAAATTAATAGGAATCCCAATCTGATCAActatttagacag CTTCCTTGTGGGTGATGAACTCTGGCTAGTAATGGAGTTCATGGATGGAGGCACTCTGAGTGACATCATCAGCAAGACTTGCCTGTCTGAAGACCAGAcggcagccatcagtcgggag tgcctgcaaggactggattttctccACTCAAACGATGTGATCTACCGAGATGTGAAGAGCtgcaacatccttctcagaaccgatGGTTCTGTCAAGCTGG CTGACTTTGGCCTCTTTGTTAAGctcacccctgagcagagcagacggaGCTCCGTGGCCGGCACTTCTGGGTGGctggcgcctgaagtggtgacaggccaaccatatggccccaaagtggacatatggtctttggGAATCGTGGGCATTGAAATGGTGGAACAAGAAGTTCCTTGCAGGAATGCAACTCCTGTTTca GCTAAACAACGGACAGCCAGGGGAGAGAGaccacagctgcggcagcccaacAGATTCTCGTCTTGCCTgtgtgacttcctgagctgctgcctgcagacagatgAGCAGaagcgctggtctgccaaggagctcctgaag catccatttgtacGTTCAGCCAAGCCAGCATCCAGTTTGGCACCACTCATCAACTCAAtcaagatgaagaagaagaaggacaagtGGAGAAGAAGAATGTAA